From Amycolatopsis sp. WQ 127309:
CGACGGTGATCCCGAGGTGCGTCCGCATCCCCTCGGTCGCCCACTCCTTGCCGAGGTTGCGCCCGTCGCGGCCGACGATCTCCAGGTCGTCGAAGGCGTCGGAGACGTGGAAACCGGTGCCGTAGACGATCGCGTCGACCTCGTGCTCGACCCCGGCCGCGTCGACGACGCTGTGCTCGCGGACCTCCCGGACGCCGTCGGTCACGACGTCGACGTTGTCCCGCGCGAGCGCCGGGTAGTAGTCGTTCGAGATGAGCACGCGCTTGCAGCCCATGGTGTAGTCCGGCGTGACCTTGCGGCGCAGCACCGGGTCCTGGATGGCCTGGTCGATGTTGCGCTTGGCCAGGCGCTGGCCGATCTTCATCATCCACGTCTGGCCGTTGAAGCCGATGGCGCGCGCCTCGAGCGTCCAGTAGAGGAAGTTGCGGTAGGCGCGCTGGGCGAGCGGGAACGCCTTGAACAGCGTCCGCGCGCGGCCGGACATCTCGTGGTCGGCCTTCGGCATGATCCACGGCGGCGTGCGCTGGAACAGCGTCAGCTGCCCGGCCTCCGGCGCGATCCGCGGCACGAACTGGACGGCGCTGGCGCCGGTGCCGATCACCGCGACCCGCTTGCCCGCGAGGTCGACGTCGTGGCGCCACCGCGCGGAGTGGAACGCCGGGCCCGCGAAGTTCTCGATGCCCGGCAGCTCCGGGATCTGCGGCAGGTGCAGCGCCCCGACGCCGGCGACCAGTGCCTGACCCGCGAACTCGTCGCCGCCCCTCGTGGCGACGTGCCAGCGGTTCTCCTCGCCGTCCCAGCGGGCCCCGGTCATCTCCTGGCCGAAGCGGATGAACCGGCGCAGGTCGTGCTTGTCGGCCACCTCGCGCATGTAGCGCCAGATCTCCGGCTGCGGCGAATACGCCCGCGACCAGCCGGGGTTCTGCTCGAAGGAGAACGAGTACATGTGCGACGGGATGTCGCAGGCGCACCCCGGGTAGCTGTTGTCGCGCCACGTGCCACCGACGTCGTGCGCCTTCTCGAGGATGACGAAGTCGTCGCGCCCCTCCTTGCGCAGCTGGATCGCCATGCCGAGACCGGAGAACCCGGTCCCGACGATGACGACCCCGGTCTCCGTGCGGTTGCCCATGACCTGCCTCCCGGTTTCCTGTTACCCGTCGTCCAGCTTACTCAGAGTAGGTTACTACCGGTAGAGTGTTGCCCGTGACCACCGCCAAGCGCAAGCGCATGCCCCGGGCCGAGCGGATGCGGCAGATGATCGACGTCGCCGAGCAGGTCTTTTCGGCGCGCGGCTACGCGGCGGCGTCCATGGACGAGATCGCCGAGCTGGTGGGCGTCTCGAAGCCGATGCTCTACGAGTACTTCAACTCGAAGGAAGGCCTGCTCCTGGCCTGCATCCAGGAGTCGCGCGCGGTCCTGCGGGAGGTCACCGAGCAGGCGATGGTGGGCGCGACCAGCGCCGAAGACGCCCTGCGGCGCGGCCTGCTGGCGTTCTTCGTGTTCATCCGGGAGCGGCGGCAGGCTTGGTCACTGCTGCGGCACGAGATGGCGCTGATCGGCACGCCGGCCGCCGACGAGGTCGAGGAGACCCGCCGGCAGCAGACCGACCTCATCGCCGCACTGATGAGCGGTTATTTCACCGGAGACGACGACCTGCAAGCCGAAGCGGCCGCGGAATTCGTCGTCGGAGCCTGCGAGCGGCTCGCTATCTGGTGCGAGCGCCACGAAGAAGTGACCCCCGAAATGGCCACCGGGTACGCGATGGACGTCCTTTGGGCTGGACTTCGGGGTCGTGCACGGTAATCTGCTCGTGCATTAGGCCATTCGGTCGTTACTCAGCGCACTTTGCGCTCCGTGTCTTGTGACACAGAGTTGCTCTACGGTATCGATGACACGGTACAAAAGTGTGCTGGGCTTCGCGCGGTCGTGAACAGGGTGGCGGGAACCACGTCATAAGGGCGTGGCGACCGGGTCACGTACGCGTGAGGGCATGCTGGAGAGGGAGAGGGGCGTGAGGCAGATGGTGGAAGCGATCACGGCGACGTACGTCCAACAGGACGCGGACTGGGCGATCACGGTCAGCGGCCAGGGCAAGGAGCTGACCGCCCGGGCACCGGGCATCATCGCCGCTCGGGACCGCGCGGACCAGCTGGTCGAACAGCTGGCCGTCGGCGGCCGGACCACGGTGGTGCACCTGATCAACGGCAGTGCGCTGGACTTCACCAGCGCCTACATGACCGCCCGGCTGACGCTCCCGAAGCTCCCGCCGCTCGAGGTCCCGCCGCCCGGCAGCGTGCCGAAGCAGCAGACCGCCGAGAAGGTTGTCGAGAAGGTCGAGAAGCCGGCCGAGAAGAAGCCGGTGCTGCCGACGGGCAAGCAGCTCCCCAAGGAAGTCGAGGAGCCCAAGCCGGTGGCCGAGCCGGCCCCCGAGGTCGAAACGAAGACCCCGGCCAAGCCGGC
This genomic window contains:
- a CDS encoding NAD(P)/FAD-dependent oxidoreductase, translating into MGNRTETGVVIVGTGFSGLGMAIQLRKEGRDDFVILEKAHDVGGTWRDNSYPGCACDIPSHMYSFSFEQNPGWSRAYSPQPEIWRYMREVADKHDLRRFIRFGQEMTGARWDGEENRWHVATRGGDEFAGQALVAGVGALHLPQIPELPGIENFAGPAFHSARWRHDVDLAGKRVAVIGTGASAVQFVPRIAPEAGQLTLFQRTPPWIMPKADHEMSGRARTLFKAFPLAQRAYRNFLYWTLEARAIGFNGQTWMMKIGQRLAKRNIDQAIQDPVLRRKVTPDYTMGCKRVLISNDYYPALARDNVDVVTDGVREVREHSVVDAAGVEHEVDAIVYGTGFHVSDAFDDLEIVGRDGRNLGKEWATEGMRTHLGITVAGFPNLFFLLGPNTGLGHNSVVFMIEAQISYVAEALRLAGGRAIEPKAEVQERFNTRIQRKLAKGIWTRGGCKSWYLDAKGVNRTIWPGFTWRYWLDTRKVRREDYLVG
- a CDS encoding TetR/AcrR family transcriptional regulator, translated to MRQMIDVAEQVFSARGYAAASMDEIAELVGVSKPMLYEYFNSKEGLLLACIQESRAVLREVTEQAMVGATSAEDALRRGLLAFFVFIRERRQAWSLLRHEMALIGTPAADEVEETRRQQTDLIAALMSGYFTGDDDLQAEAAAEFVVGACERLAIWCERHEEVTPEMATGYAMDVLWAGLRGRAR